In one Fusarium keratoplasticum isolate Fu6.1 chromosome 5, whole genome shotgun sequence genomic region, the following are encoded:
- a CDS encoding Protein SSH4, giving the protein MANPLQRASHSSALPESASPSVAPSTSSRFPPPYNSSIDNIPNFYTHPARTSIFNASGDLAISGSGSIDPSKMDNVDTETTSRVWRGALPSFSRAFNMLRASEAADGSFQNDEDSFFVPSYLEGSTYVQKLREAHRSKLQARDSNRTSTNGFSQNLTTFNTQHPLPPGSHRGMAHTVIERPPVFDEDDSLAPLPSRWNKDDQWGGIEIQADGLSIKYVGPKNQHDRDHEACAARADHYMPAQCGVYYFEVQILAAIRDDATIGIGFSTKTATLSRPVGWEPEAWGYHGDDGRCFTGQNIGRHFGPLYNANDVIGCGVNFRDNTAFFTKNGVKIGTAFHDVIRGKLYPTVSLKKPGEFIRANFGQTPFVYNIDDLMREEREKVQKDIQSTDTSSLVQGMSETDVIQALVLQFLQHDGYVETARAFAEDMKVQKEALSLDPGLKVDGVNIRDDEDANNRQRIRRAILEGDIDRALKYTNAYYPHVLQDNEHVYFRLRCRRFIELVRKAAQLNMLNETKNSNGRGSNAAPQSMDIDLNGSDTAAWEADSGENAAELAELERSMLEYGQKLQEEYANDPRKEVSKALNEIWALVAYQNPLKEPQVSHLLDRRGRVAVAEELNSAILLSLGKSSRAALEKLYAQTSVLLEDLRQDGGEGAFVSVDDAWDGIPRSTHL; this is encoded by the exons ATGGCAAATCCCCTCCAACGCGCCTCACACTCGTCTGCTTTGCCCGAATCAGCTTCGCCATCCGTCGCGCCATCCACCTCCTCCCGCTTTCCTCCTCCGTACAACTCGTCCATCGACAATATCCCAAACTTTTATACCCATCCCGCCCGAACCTCCATCTTTAACGCTTCCGGTGACCTGGCCATCTCGGGTTCAGGCTCGATCGATCCTAGCAAGATGGACAACGTCGATACCGAGACCACCTCTCGTGTCTGGAGGGGCGCCCTCCCCTCCTTCTCACGGGCCTTCAACATGCTCAGGGCTTCCGAGGCCGCCGACGGCTCCTTTCAGAACGACGAGGACTCATTCTTTGTCCCGTCATACCTTGAGGGCTCAACATATGTGCAGAAGCTCCGCGAGGCGCATAGGTCCAAGCTCCAAGCCCGCGACTCCAACCGGACCTCAACCAACGGCTTCTCCCAGAATCTGACCACTTTTAACACCCAACATCCTCTGCCGCCAGGTTCGCACCGAGGCATGGCGCATACTGTTATCGAACGCCCTCCcgtctttgacgaggatgactcGCTCGCCCCACTACCATCCAGATGGAATAAGGACGACCAATGGGGAGGTATCGAGATTCAAGCCGATGGTTTGAGTATCAAGTATGTCGGGCCCAAGAACCAGCACGACCGCGATCATGAGGCATGTGCCGCGCGCGCCGATCATTACATGCCTGCCCAATGTGGAGTGTACTACTTTGAGGTGCAGATACTGGCTGCTATACGAGATGA TGCGACTATAGGCATAGGATTCTCTACCAAGACTGCGACATTATCACGACCAGTTGGCTGGGAACCCGAGGCTTGGGGCTACCACGGCGACGATGGTCGATGTTTCACAGGTCAAAACATTGGACGGCATTTTGGCCCTTTATACAACGCAAACGACGTTATTGGATGTGGCGTCAATTTCAGGGACAATACCGCTTTCTTCACCAAGAACGGGGTCAAGATTG GAACTGCATTTCACGATGTTATTCGAGGAAAGCTCTATCCAACTGTTAGCTTGAAGAAGCCTGGCGAGTTCATCCGGGCCAATTTTGGACAGACCCCTTTCGTGTACAACATTGACGACCTTATGAGG GAAGAGCGCGAAAAGGTGCAAAAGGATATCCAGAGCACCGACACATCGAGTCTCGTACAAGGAATGAGTGAGACCGATGTCATCCAGGCTCTGGTTCTACAATTCCTCCAGCACGATGGCTACGTGGAGACTGCCCGTGCCTTTGCTGAGGATATGAAGGTTCAGAAGGAAGCTCTCAGTCTTGACCCAGGACTTAAGGTGGATGGTGTCAATATCCGAGATGACGAAGATGCCAACAACCGACAAC GCATACGGAGAGCTATCCTAGAGGGAGATATTGACAGGGCGCTTAAGTACACCAACGCATACTACCCTCATGTGCTACAAGACAACGAGCACGTTTACTTTAGGCTACGATGCCGTCGGTTCATTGAGCTGGTGCGAAAAGCCGCCCAGCTCAACATGCTCAATGAGACTAAGAACAGCAATGGGCGTGGCTCTAACGCAGCACCTCAATCGATGGATATTGATCTTAACGGAAGCGACACCGCCGCATGGGAAGCTGATAGTGGCGAAAACGCAGCTGAGCTCGCTGAACTTGAGCGTAGCATGCTCGAGTATGGCCAGAAGTTGCAGGAAGAATATGCCAACGATCCGCGGAAAGAAGTGAGCAAGGCGCTGAATGAGATTTGGGCACTGGTGGCATACCAGAATCCTCTGAAAGAACCACAAGTCAGTCATCTTTTGGATAGGAGAGGGCGAGTGGCTGTTGCCGAGGAGCTTAACTCGGCCATTCTAT TATCCCTCGGCAAATCGTCCCGAGCAGCGCTGGAGAAGCTCTACGCGCAGACGAGCGTtctccttgaggatctccGTCAGGATGGAGGCGAGGGGGCTTTTGTGTCTGTTGACGATGCCTGGGACGGAATTCCTCGATCGACACATCTCTGA
- a CDS encoding OTU domain-containing protein → MDAPETLEQVQARHRRELKDLQGRITGKKKNATKKTRKGVNDECAEMERSLREKHAAELLALDPAKPDEELEEITVTENKPEEENLAAETAKLKVSEPAQQQQQQQPGKKRNRQKERMARRAAEQEEAAQRAEEEAANMTDYRAKESEFMKTTFEKHGLVEEDIAPDGHCLFSAVADQLGQHDIPLGAGDGEKEPAYKTVRRAATAYMLEHGDDFAPFLEEDLGDYARKMRDTAEWGGQLELMALARQYKAEIRVVQDGRLERIGEDEGAASGKTLWLAYYRHGYGLGEHYNSLRKAP, encoded by the coding sequence ATGGACGCCCCCGAGACCCTCGAGCAGGTCCAGGCGCGGCACCGCCGTGAGCTCAAGGACTTGCAAGGACGCATAAcgggaaagaagaagaacgcGACAAAGAAGACACGCAAGGGTGTCAATGACGAGTGCGCCGAGATGGAGCGGAGCCTACGCGAGAAGCATGCCGCCGAGCTGCTTGCGCTGGACCCCGCGAAGCCGGACGAAGAACTGGAGGAGATCACAGTGACAGAGAAcaagccagaggaggaaaaCCTCGCAGCGGAAACTGCAAAGCTTAAAGTGTCAGAGCCAgcacaacagcagcaacaacaacagccgGGCAAGAAGCGAAACCGTCAAAAGGAGCGGATGGCACGACGTGCCGcggagcaggaggaggcggcgcagcgtgccgaggaagaggcagcaAACATGACGGATTACCGGGCAAAAGAGAGCGAGTTTATGAAGACGACGTTTGAGAAGCACGGGTTGGTCGAGGAGGATATTGCACCAGATGGCCACTGTCTGTTCTCGGCCGTGGCGGACCAACTGGGCCAGCACGATATTCCCCTCGGAGCGGGCGACGGCGAGAAGGAACCAGCCTACAAGACGGTGCGTCGAGCAGCTACGGCGTACATGTTGGAGCACGGGGATGATTTTGCGCCGTTCCTGGAAGAGGACCTTGGGGACTACGCTCGCAAGATGCGGGATACTGCCGAATGGGGCGGACAACTGGAGCTCATGGCACTGGCACGACAGTACAAGGCGGAGATCCGCGTGGTACAGGACGGTCGTCTCGAGCGCattggcgaggacgagggcgcGGCATCGGGCAAGACGCTGTGGCTGGCATACTACAGGCACGGCTACGGCTTGGGAGAGCACTACAACTCACTCCGCAAAGCGCCATGA